CCAGATACATGGCCAATCTGGGTGTAGGATCTTTCTTATACTTACCTGCTGTACCAATTTCCACTTCATACACGACATCCTGTGCCTGTATACGATCAGCAAATAACAGCAGCAGTAATAACAATCCTATTTTCATAAAACCTCTTTATATAAACACGGCCCGACTACTATACAAATATAATAATCAGGCCGTTATGAATTTCAACCTATTGTTTCAGAACAGGCTATTTCTCTAATTTCTCAATCCATTCTCTTGCATTCACAAAAGCTTCCATCCATGGAGAAACTTCGTCTTTACGTCCCTGTGGATAATTAGCCCAGTGCCATTGGAACAACGAACGCTCAATATGCGGCATCATAACCAGATGTCTTCCTGTCTTGTCACATAACATTGCTGTATTATAATCCGACCCGTTAGGATTAGCAGGATAGCTTTCATAGGCATATTTAGATACGATATTATAGCTGTCTTCTGCATATGGAAGCTGGAATTTACCTTCACCATGTGAAATCCATACACCTAAAGTACTTCCTGCCAGCGTAGAAAGCATTACAGAATTGTTTTCCTGTATGGTTAATGAGGTAAAACCACTCTCATGCTTGGCACTATCGTTATGTAACATCTTAGGTTTTTCTTCATGATCTTCATTAATCAAACCAAGCTCTACAAATAACTGACAACCATTACAGATACCTACGGATAAAGTGTCCTCACGCTTAAAGAAGTTTTCCAGTGCATTCTTTGCTTTCTCATTGTATAAGAAAGCTCCTGCCCAGCCTTTGGCCGATCCTAACACATCTGAGTTAGAGAATCCACCAACTGCACCTATAAACTGGATGTCTTCCAGTGTTTCTCTGCCTGAGATTAAATCAGTCATATGGACATCTTTAACATCAAAACCAGCTAAATACATCGCATTAGCTAATTCTCTTTCAGAGTTACTACCTTTTTCACGGATAACTGCAGCTTTTGGTCTTGGTTTGGCAGGATCGATAACTGGTTTCTTTCCATCAAAACTTAAAGGAAAGTTATAATTTAATACGTGGTTTTTATAGTTATCAAAACGTTCTCTGGCTTTAACCGGACCGCTTTGTTTCTGATCAAGCAGATAAGAAGTTTTAAACCATACATCACGTAAATGATCAATATCAAAGCTCCAGTTACCTGATGCATTTTTAACTGTCAGTTCAGCCTGCTCAATCACTGTACCTATCTGATGATAAACTACCCCATTGGCTTCAAGAACTGCTTCAGCAGATTTATCAGCCTGGAATACGATACCAATATTTTCAGCGAAAAGTGTTTCAATAATATCCTGATCACCTAAAGCAGACAAATCAAGAGCTGCACCCAGATTACGATCTGCAAAACATAACTCTAAAAGTGTAGTAATCAAACCACCACTGCCTATATCATGTCCGGCCTCAATTTTACCGGCTTTAATCAAACTCTGTATAGTATTAAAAGTTGTCTTGAATTGTGCTGCATCCAGCATATCAGGGGTCTCAGTACCAACCTTGTTTAAGATCTGGGCAAATGATGAACCACCTAATTTATAACGGTCTGCAGAAAGATTGATATAATAGATAGCTCCGCCGTTTTTACGTAAAACAGGTTCTACAACTGCGGTAATATCATCACAATGGCCAGCAGCAGAGATAATCACTGTACCTGGAGCGATAACTTCACCATCTTTATATTTCTGTTTCATTGACAAAGAGTCTTTACCGGTCGGAATATTAATACCTAAACTGATAGCAAACTCCGAACAGGCTTTAACTGCTTTATATAAACGTGCATCTTCACCTTCGTTTTTACATGCCCACATCCAGTTGGCAGAAAGAGAAACACTTTCCAAACCATCTTTTAAAGGAGCCCATACCAGGTTAGACAGTGATTCTGCAATTGCATTTCTGCTACCCGCAGCAGGATCAATCAATGCTGAAAGCGGTGCATGCCCTATTGAAGTCGCAATACCATCTTTACCTTGAAAATCAAGCGCCATTACACCACAGTTATTCAATGGTAGTTGTAAAGGACCTGCACATTGTTGTTTAGCTACACGGCCACCCACACAACGGTCAACCTTATTGGTTAACCAGTCTTTACTGGCTACAGCCTCTAATTGCAACACCTGCTCCAGATAAGTATTCAGTTCGGCAGTATGATAAGTTACTGCCTTATATTTCCTGTCTATCGTATTATCCTGCATAACTACTTTAGGAGAGCTGCCAAACATATCTTCCATTTTCAGATCCATTGGTTTAGATCCGTTGGTAGCAGACTCAAAAGTAAAACGGTGGTCTCCGGTTACATCTCCCACAGTATACATCGGAGCTCTTTCACGGTCAGCAATTTTCTGCAGTGTTGCGATATTTTCCTGGCCAATAACCAATCCCATACGTTCCTGAGATTCGTTACCAATAATTTCTTTTGCTGAAAGCGTCGGGTCACCAACCGGCAATTTATCCAGATCAATTTTTCCACCGGTTTCTTCAACCAGTTCTGATAAACAGTTCAGGTGACCACCTGCACCATGATCATGAATAGAAACAATCGTATTGTGATCACTTTCTACCATACCACGTACTGCATTGGCAACTCTTTTCTGCATTTCAGGATTAGAACGCTGAATTGCATTCAGCTCAATACCCGAACCCAGGGCTCCTGTATCTGCTGATGATACAGCAGCACCACCCATTCCTATTCTATAATTTTCCCCACCCAGTACAACGATTTTATCATTTACTGAAGGTTTTTCTTTTTTTGCCTGATCAGCTTTTCCGTAACCAACTCCACCGGCCTGCATAATTACTTTATCATAACCCAGCTTTCTTGCATCTTCTTCATGCTCAAAAGTCAGAATTGAACCGGTAATTAATGGCTGACCAAATTTATTACCAAAATCTGAAGCTCCGTTTGAAGCTTTAATTAAGATATCCATTGGCGTCTGGTATAACCAGTCTCTTTCATTCACTGCTTTTTCCCATGGGCGATTTTCTTCCAGACGGGAAAAAGAAGTCATATAAACCGCTGTTCCGGCTAAAGGTAATGAACCTTGTCCGCCAGCCAGCCTGTCTCTGATCTCCCCTCCTGAACCGGTAGCAGCACCATTAAAAGGCTCTACTGTAGTAGGAAAATTATGAGTTTCTGCTTTCAGTGAGATTACTGAATCAAAATCTTTCAGTTCATAGTAGTCAGGCTCATCTGCTCTTTTAGGAGCAAACTGCTGTACTCTCGGGCCTTTAACAAAGGCTACGTTATCTTTATAAGCTGAAACAATCCCGTTAGGATTTGCCTCAGATGTTTTACGAATCAGTTTAAACAGAGATGAAGGCTGTTCTATACCATCAATAACAAATGTACCGTTGAAAATCTTGTGACGGCAGTGTTCTGAATTTACCTGAGAAAAACCGAATACTTCAGAGTCTGTTAATTTACGTCCAAGTTTTTCTGCTAACTTATTTAAATAATCTACTTCTTCATCACTTAATGAAAGTCCTTCCTGTTTATTATACGCTGCTATATCTTCGATTTCCAGAATAGCTTCCGGTTGAAGACTAATGGTATAGATATCCTGATTAAGTTCATTGTACTTTTGGAAAAGCATCGGATCAAAATCAGTAAAGTCTGCAGTCGTATTTTTAAACTCCTCAATTCTGATGATTCCCTGAATATCCATATTCTGGGTAATTTCAACAGCATTCGTGCTCCATGGAGTTATCATTGCAGCACGCGGACCAATAAAGAAGCCCGTTAAAACGGTTTCTTGTTTGAATTGGGCCCCGCCAAACAGCCAAGTTAACTTTGAAATATCTGACGATGAGAGAGTTTGCTCGGATTGTAAAGCAAAAACAGTATTAAGCTCGTTGGAGAAGAAATAAATCATGGTATGTTTTTATGGCGCAAATTTAATTTAAAAAAATTCTATGCCGTCATATATTGCAAAAATAGATGCAACAATTTGCAAATTCTACTTTAATATGTAGAATCACAGGAGGTTTTGTCATTGCCATTGGTTAACCTGCTCTGTTTTTTGTTTAAATCTGATGTCTTTTGGAAATTCCGTCAATATCCCGTTCTTATAAATTAATGATTACAGATTGTACTTAAACTCTCCCTCTTACTTCTTTTAACTTCATTACCATTAGTACGGCATCAGATACTATCCACTGATCATATTCTTCAATTGCTTTTAATCGCAATTCATCTTCAAGATATCCCTCTTCAACCATTTGTGTTGAGCCCG
This portion of the Pedobacter lusitanus genome encodes:
- the purL gene encoding phosphoribosylformylglycinamidine synthase; translated protein: MIYFFSNELNTVFALQSEQTLSSSDISKLTWLFGGAQFKQETVLTGFFIGPRAAMITPWSTNAVEITQNMDIQGIIRIEEFKNTTADFTDFDPMLFQKYNELNQDIYTISLQPEAILEIEDIAAYNKQEGLSLSDEEVDYLNKLAEKLGRKLTDSEVFGFSQVNSEHCRHKIFNGTFVIDGIEQPSSLFKLIRKTSEANPNGIVSAYKDNVAFVKGPRVQQFAPKRADEPDYYELKDFDSVISLKAETHNFPTTVEPFNGAATGSGGEIRDRLAGGQGSLPLAGTAVYMTSFSRLEENRPWEKAVNERDWLYQTPMDILIKASNGASDFGNKFGQPLITGSILTFEHEEDARKLGYDKVIMQAGGVGYGKADQAKKEKPSVNDKIVVLGGENYRIGMGGAAVSSADTGALGSGIELNAIQRSNPEMQKRVANAVRGMVESDHNTIVSIHDHGAGGHLNCLSELVEETGGKIDLDKLPVGDPTLSAKEIIGNESQERMGLVIGQENIATLQKIADRERAPMYTVGDVTGDHRFTFESATNGSKPMDLKMEDMFGSSPKVVMQDNTIDRKYKAVTYHTAELNTYLEQVLQLEAVASKDWLTNKVDRCVGGRVAKQQCAGPLQLPLNNCGVMALDFQGKDGIATSIGHAPLSALIDPAAGSRNAIAESLSNLVWAPLKDGLESVSLSANWMWACKNEGEDARLYKAVKACSEFAISLGINIPTGKDSLSMKQKYKDGEVIAPGTVIISAAGHCDDITAVVEPVLRKNGGAIYYINLSADRYKLGGSSFAQILNKVGTETPDMLDAAQFKTTFNTIQSLIKAGKIEAGHDIGSGGLITTLLELCFADRNLGAALDLSALGDQDIIETLFAENIGIVFQADKSAEAVLEANGVVYHQIGTVIEQAELTVKNASGNWSFDIDHLRDVWFKTSYLLDQKQSGPVKARERFDNYKNHVLNYNFPLSFDGKKPVIDPAKPRPKAAVIREKGSNSERELANAMYLAGFDVKDVHMTDLISGRETLEDIQFIGAVGGFSNSDVLGSAKGWAGAFLYNEKAKNALENFFKREDTLSVGICNGCQLFVELGLINEDHEEKPKMLHNDSAKHESGFTSLTIQENNSVMLSTLAGSTLGVWISHGEGKFQLPYAEDSYNIVSKYAYESYPANPNGSDYNTAMLCDKTGRHLVMMPHIERSLFQWHWANYPQGRKDEVSPWMEAFVNAREWIEKLEK